A stretch of the Aphanothece sacrum FPU1 genome encodes the following:
- a CDS encoding ComF family protein → MLKSFLSLFLKDNCPLCKRPTEDQICRDCSRQVKSYQFKNPRQFWQGDLPFLAWGKYDGKLKKAIATLKYDKHPQIGELFGYWLGETWQELGLIKTNIKPIVIPIPLHSQKQKERGFNQAEMMAKGFCQITKYPLKVKGLIRIRATEAMFGLNPQQRQENIKQAFELDSSFQKHPPQTPILLIDDIYTTGTTAKEVTKLLQKKGINVLGIAVIATKAPLIEKIT, encoded by the coding sequence ATGTTAAAAAGTTTCCTGTCTTTGTTTCTCAAAGATAACTGTCCTTTATGTAAGCGACCCACAGAAGATCAGATTTGTCGTGACTGTTCTCGACAAGTTAAAAGCTATCAGTTTAAAAATCCTCGTCAATTTTGGCAAGGAGATTTACCTTTCTTGGCTTGGGGAAAATATGATGGTAAATTGAAAAAAGCGATCGCTACGTTAAAGTATGATAAACATCCTCAAATTGGCGAACTTTTTGGCTATTGGTTAGGGGAAACTTGGCAAGAGTTAGGATTAATTAAAACTAATATAAAACCCATTGTGATACCTATTCCCCTTCATTCACAAAAACAGAAAGAAAGAGGATTTAACCAAGCTGAAATGATGGCTAAAGGATTTTGTCAAATTACGAAATATCCTTTAAAAGTTAAGGGATTAATTAGAATTCGTGCAACAGAAGCCATGTTTGGCTTAAACCCACAGCAAAGACAAGAAAATATTAAGCAAGCATTTGAGTTAGATTCATCATTCCAAAAACACCCCCCTCAAACACCAATTCTGCTGATTGATGATATTTATACCACAGGAACAACAGCCAAAGAAGTAACAAAGTTGCTACAAAAGAAGGGAATAAATGTTTTAGGCATTGCTGTTATTGCTACAAAAGCCCCCCTAATTGAGAAGATTACATAA